Proteins encoded within one genomic window of Acomys russatus chromosome 5, mAcoRus1.1, whole genome shotgun sequence:
- the Nxf1 gene encoding nuclear RNA export factor 1, translated as MADEGKSYNEHDDRVSFPQRRKKGRGPFRWKCGEGNRRSGRGGSGIRSSRFEEDDGDVAMNDPQDGPRVRYNPYSNRPNRRGDTWHDRDRIHITVRRHRAPPERGGAGTSQDGTTKNWFKIIIPYGRKYDKTWLLSMIQSKCSVPFNPIEFHYENTRAQFFVEDATTASALKDVNCKIHDRENRRVSIIINSSAPPITIEDELKPEQIEQLKLTMSKRFDGSQQALDLKGLCSDPDLVAQNIDIVLSRRSCMAATLRIIQDNIPELMSLNLSNNRLYKLDDLSSIVQKAPNLKTLNLSGNELKSERELDKIKGLKLEELWLDRNPMCDTFRDQSTYISAIRERFPKLLRLDGHELPPPITFDVEAPTMLPPCKGSYFGTENLKSLVLHFLQQYYAIYDSGDRQGLLDAYHDGACCSLSIPSNSQNSVRSNLAEYSKDSRNVKKFKDPTLRFRLLKHTRLNVVAFLNELPKTQHDINSFVVDISAQTSTLLCFSVNGVFKEVDGKSRDSLCAFTRTFIAVPASNSGLCIVNDELFVRNASPEEVQRAFAMPAPTPSSSPVPTLSPEQQEMLQAFSTQSGMNLEWSQKCLQDNNWDYTRSAQAFTHLKAKGEIPEVAFMK; from the exons ATGGCGGACGAAGGGAAGTCATACAACG AGCATGATGACCGTGTTAGTTtccctcagagaagaaagaaaggccgGGGGCCTTTCCGATGGAAGTGTGGTGAGGGGAATCGCAGGTCTGGAAGAGGTGGTTCTGGTATACGGTCCTCCCGGTTTGAGGAAGATGATGGAGATGTGGCAATGAATGATCCCCAAGATGGCCCCCGAGTAAGATA CAACCCCTATTCCAACCGGCCTAATCGTCGGGGAGATACTTGGCATGATCGAGACCGAATTCACATTACTGTACGAAGACACAGAGCTCctccagagagaggaggggctggCACCAGTCAAGATGGGACCACTAAGAACTGGTTCAAGATTATA ATTCCTTATGGCAGAAAATATGACAAAACGTGGCTCCTGAGCATGATTCAGAGCAAATGCAGTGTCCCCTTCAACCCCATTGAG tttcaCTATGAAAACACACGGGCCCAGTTTTTTGTGGAAGATGCCACTACTGCTTCCGCACTAAAGGATGTCAACTGTAAGATTCATGATCGAGAAAACAGAAGGGTAT CGATCATCATCAACTCCTCTGCTCCACCCATCACTATAGAGGATGAACTGAAGCCCGAACAAATAGAGCAGCTCAAG CTTACCATGAGCAAACGGTTTGATGGCTCCCAACAAGCACTTGACCTCAAGGGCCTGTGCTCAGACCCAG ACTTGGTGGCCCAGAACATTGATATTGTTCTAAGCCGCCGAAGCTGCATGGCAGCCACCCTGAGGATTATCCAAGACAACATTCCCGAG CTGATGTCTTTGAACTTGAGCAACAACAGGCTATACAAGCTGGATGATCTGTCCAGCATTGTGCAGAAGGCGCCAAACCTAAAGACGCTCAATCTCTCTGGGAATGAA TTGAAGTCTGAGCGGGAGTTAGACAAGATAAAAGGGCTGAAGCTAGAAGAGCTGTGGCTTGACAGAAACCCCATGTGTGACACCTTCAGAGACCAGTCCACATATATCAG CGCCATTCGCGAACGATTTCCCAAGTTATTACGCCTG GATGGCCATGAGCTCCCCCCTCCAATTACCTTTGATGTCGAAGCCCCCACAATGTTACCACCCTGCAAG GGAAGCTATTTTGGAACAGAGAACCTAAAGAGTTTGGTCCTGCACTTCTTGCAGCA GTACTATGCAATTTATGACTCAGGAGACCGCCAGGGTCTCCTAGATGCCTACCATGATGGCGCCTGTTGCTCACTAAGCATTCCTTCCAACTCCCAGAACTCTGTCCG AAGCAACTTAGCTGAATATTCCAAAGACAGCAGAAATGTGAAGAAATTTAAAGATCCCA CCCTGCGGTTCCGGCTATTAAAACATACACGTCTCAACGTTGTTGCCTTCCTCAATGAGTTACCCAAAACTCAACATGACATCAATTCCTTTGTGGTAGACATAAGTGCCCAAACA AGCACATTGCTGTGTTTTTCTGTCAATGGAGTCTTCAAGGAAG TGGATGGGAAGTCTCGAGATTCCTTATGTGCTTTCACAAGAACTTTCATTGCAGTTCCTGCCAGCAATTCAGG GCTATGTATTGTAAATGATGAATTATTTGTGCGGAATGCCAGCCCTGAAGAAGTCCAAAGAGCCTTCGCCATGCCTGCACCCACACCTTCCTCCAGCCCAGTACCTACACTCTCCCCAGAACAACAGGAAATGTTACAAGCATTTTCTACCCAGTCTGGCATGAACCTTGAGTGGTCTCAGAA GTGCCTTCAGGACAACAACTGGGACTACACCAGGTCTGCCCAGGCCTTCACTCATCTCAAG GCCAAGGGAGAAATTCCGGAAGTAGCGTTTATGAAATGA